From the genome of Medicago truncatula cultivar Jemalong A17 chromosome 2, MtrunA17r5.0-ANR, whole genome shotgun sequence:
aaaaaaaaaaaaaatttttattttattttttcttcccgtatccaaatcaaataacatctaTAATCCTTCTTCCGTAATTCTCTCCAAACTTCACCAACATTCATCCACCCACAACCAAACCAATCTAGggtcaatggcatcaaaaagGAAAGGTGAGAAGATTGACGCCTCCAAAAGTGGTGCAAGCAAGAAGCAATCAACAACCCGAATCATGGGATTCAATTCAAGGATTCCGAGCAAAGAAATAGGTATAATTCTCTAATCTCTAGAACTATctctccttgcaggtaccctgatgtTAATGCTTTGGATAGACTAGAAATAGATGAACATGTGATTaggttgttgaataaattcacaaccctgtgcttaggtaccttcacacGGTTATTGCTTGCACCATATGGGGTAGAAAAAAGGTAGAAATGATGAGGACTGTTGAGTTGTTTATAGGTTATActttataaccaccatgttaacatttgctattatttgatttattatcttgtttcaattgctAGAAAAAAACCGGATATAAAGATGATATAGTGGTAGgtggaatcatcactttcattTGTTAGAAAATTTGAGGTAAATGTGAACAAAGGGATAAATAGGATTGAGGGAAACTACTATCTATATTTAAAAACCCTcactaccatgttttttttttagaatccatGGCCCTTCTTACAATTTCCAATATGAGTGGCGAGTCAATAATGCTAATttcttgattattctacctaattcagATATTACTAATCCGAAGGTGGTAGAAAAATTTTATGTTGgcactaacccacaggtacacaatgatggtgatgatggtggtgatgaagaggaggtaggtgcaaactTACACCATTAACAAGTAGCCGGTGGAAACCataatgatgaacggtgggcatggatgcaaaccgaagttcaaagaacatgcaccgagaaacaaagacaaggtgttgaaatgatcgggctaagaaacgatgtcctaaggggcactcaaataaatgaataaaacaatcaaatgttccgatacatgatgcaacaccttcacctccaaggtctaccttatggacttcaataaaattgtgagctctcctcttcctctactcttctctacttctcttctttcttcaccatcttcttctttctcttcttcttcttttaaatcattgaggacaatgcttctcctaagtgtggggggagcctaataaagtgtctttagtcgtagtgtttccaaactcccttgaactttattcttttgtatagttttattgtaaaaggcatggttaagtagctaatttttattgaaaatatcatgacacaaaactttcattgtctcctcttattttgttgattcttgtacatgaaagcaaactcttgtgttttaagtcttcttgatatacccacatcttgttttaaagtgaataaaattctccaatgagaaaaacacaaagttgcttcccttgagtaaatgtatgaataggtattttaaggaaacgcgttttaatcttagtggtgcattaacctttaaagattctcaaagtgccagtagtataagttagtataagggagtgcataaaaagccaaaaagccaaataaattccaagatctcatcattgaatctagattggggaaggaggtaggccctccgacttcctacgtgaagatgattgttatcttaaggaaaaactttgaaaagcatcattgaatctagattggggaaggaggtaggccctccgacttcctacgtgaagatgatgttttaagggataccattgaatctagattggggaagggggtaggccctccgacttcctacgtgaagatgttgttccttaaataaagaacttaaaatgtgcaaatggcaaagaacaaagattctcaaatactcccatctctcttatatgaattatagaaggaatctttcttggttagtttagtgctaggattagaccatgtttcctcataatacctatcttatacaggagcaagaaaagggttggacttcacacacacactcacttgaaacttgatcgttgggtagaataaagatttcaagaaatacttgagtttgtgattagtttacattttgggatttaagcccttgaggagacatgtgctttaattaaattgtcatttaatttaattgttgatgctactatgtttatgccttttgcttgaggacaagcaaagattcaagtatcggggagtttgatgagtcatttatatgctattttaatatgctttttagtttagttttatttagattttatataattttatattagtattatttcctttttaggatagtttactttaaattgcaatttattatatttcagggaagaatattggatggattgagtcttggagcaaaagaaagggatttggagcaaattggacacgaaaatacgaagattgggaaacaaaatatatctcccacaagtcagaagcctggcacggcccgtgctagccttggcacggccgtgccaccctccagaagaccttttgctgcttttgcttggactccaagctattctattttggcgcacaatctaccgaggaatattcttggaatatacttgcttagattttaagtcaattgtgtactataaatagagtagctagccatcacaaatattcatcttttcttggaatacaatatgtgacaattgtctttctaataaaagttcattttactttctttgttatttacttttatgttttctctcttcttctccttgtctacaatgaacgtcagtgagtagacttctcttgtcttgggattgttggataagtctaatgacataatccgaatcaaaccaagctttaaaccttaatcttatgtaaccctaattccttatctaaattcaccgctttaacatggatcaaccattatcaaactgtggaaacgaaagtggagggtttgataattgtttatccatcatctcaaatatcaattcataaaacgaaagtggagctttgatattcgaacaagtgaatttagacaaagattgtaaaggcagcgaaatagtctttacaatctttgagacatatagtttcgatcttcaagggaactaataatgatcaagtcagcgaaataggcttggttgttagaggaaccaaaatctaatagtaatcaagtcagcgaaataggcttggttgctagcggaacaaaagagaaactgtcttgagaaattaggtctaacataaagttataagtttaatagtttggtttgagaagaacttgtcgttaggatgaaccaataatcccaaggcttttatcttttattattattttcttttaaatatataaaaatacaactttctaccttataaacctttagtctaatcattatctaaagttaattgaattcataactccctgtcggaacgatactcttttcatactacttcggtaagaccgtgcacttgcggttttatcccatcattaACCTTACAGAAGAATGCagtgccatcatccaaaataaattgccaccaaAGCTTAAAGACCCAGGCAGTTtttccataccttgtgtcatagggtcAGAAGTAGTGAAGAAAGCTATGTGTGATCTAGGAGCCAGTGTCAGCCTAATGCCTTTATCCCTTTACGAGAGGTTGGGAATAGGGGAACTTAAATCGACAAGGATGACCCTACAACTAGCGGACCGTTCTGTTAAGTATCCAGCTGGAATCATAGAAGATGTCCCCGTTAAGGTAGGAGAGGTATACATCCCcgctgattttgttgtaatgGAGATGGAGGAAGACAACCAAGTACCAATTCTTTTAGGAAGACCTTTTCTTGCCACTGCAGGAGCCATCATTGATGTAAAAAAGGGTAAGCTTGCTTTTAATGTCGTAAAGAgactgttgaatttgaacttgctaaactAATGAAAAGTCCTTCCATCAAAgactcttgttgcatgatagaCATAATCGACCATTGCGTGAAAGAGTGCTCTTTAGCATCAACTACACATGATGGTTTGGAAGTATGCTTGGTAAACAATGCAGGTACAAAACTGGAAGGTGAGGCAAAAGCTTATGAAGAGCTGTTGAATAGAACTCATCCAATGGAAGGTCTAAGTGTGGAGGTGTTAGTAAAAGAAGAACCAGCACTTCTACCCAAGGAGGCACCGAAAGTAGAGCTTAAACCGCTTCCATCAAACCTAAGGTATGAATTCTTGGGCCCTAACTCTACCTACCCTATTATTGTAAATGCAAGCCTCGATGAAGTAGAACCTGAAAAGTTACTTTATGTCCTCAAGAAGTATCCTAAAGCTATAGGGTACACCATTGACgacattaaaggaataaatccttcattatgcatgcataggatacttcttgaagaagactataaaccctccattgaacatcaaagaaggctaaatcctcatatgaaagaagttgtgaaaaaagaagttttaaaactcctagatgcaggtgttatttatccaatttctgaTTCCAAATGGGTTAGCCCCGTGCAAGTTGTACCTAAAAAGGGTGGTCtcaaagttattaaaaatgataaaaatgaatccattgccactaggaccgtcaccggttggagaatgtgtattgattataggaagcttaataaggcaacccgtaaagatcacttccctctcccttttatagatcaaatgttagaaaggttAGCTAAGCATTCACATTTTTGCTACTTAGATGGTTATTCcggatttttccaaatacccattcaccctaatgaccaagaaaagacGACTTTTACATGCCCCTTTGGGACCTTTGCCTATAGAAGGATGCCTTTTGGTCTTTGTAATGCccctgctacttttcaaagatgcatgatgtctattttttctgactttgttgaaaaaataatggaagTTTTTTTGGATGATTTCTCTGTGCATGGATCTAGTTTTGATGATTGTCTGactaaccttgaaaaagttttggaaagatgtgaacaggtgaacctagtcttaaattgggagaaatgtcacttcatggtaagagaaggaattgtcctaggacacttggtctccgacagaggtatagaggtagataaagcaaaaatcgaaattattgaaaaaatgctacctcctacctcagtcaaagaaattagaagtttcctaCGACATGCAGGATTCTACCGCCGTTTCAttaaagatttttcatcaatcactaaACCACTAACAAGCCTCCTTCTTAAGGACGCAGACTTTGTGTTCGATGATGCTTGTTTGTAGGCATTTTCCAGGTTGAAAGAAGCACTAATCACTGCCCCAATCATACAACCACCAGATTGGAGTTTGCCCTTTGACATAATGTGTGACGCAAGTGACTATGCGGTTGGGGCGGTGTTAGGtcagagaaaggaaaaaaagatgcatgccATATACTACGCAAGTAAGACCCTAGATGGGCCACAGGTAAATTATGCCACAACAGAAAAAGAACTGCTAGCAGTTGTCTACGCCATTGACAAATTTCGGCAATACTTGGTgggatcaaaaatcattgtttacacagatcactcggccataaaatacttgctaaaaaaaaaagatgtcaaaccgagattgatccgatggattttgctcctccaagaatttgaccttgaaataaaagataaaaagggtgTAGAAAATGTTGTCGCTGACCACTTGTCCCGACTTCGGGAGACCAATGAGGATGAGTTACCCTTGGATGATTCCTTCCCGGATGACCAACTCTTCTTAATGGCATAAACTGACACACCttggtatgcagattttgttaattttcttgcagCAGGAGTGCTACCGCCTGAGTTAAgctaccaacaaaagaagaagttcTTCCATGATCTGAAGCACTACTATTGGGATGAGCCCTACCTCTTCAGAAGAGGCTCAGATGGGATTTTCAGAAGATGCATTCCTGAAAACGAGGTAAGTAGTATTCTAATTCATTGCCACTCCTCTTCTTATGGTGGCCACGCCAGCACACTaaagacttctttcaaaattcttcattctggtatctggtggccatcacttttcaaagatgtgcattcctttatttctaaatgtgacaaatgtcaacGCACCGGTAGTATTAccaaaagaaatgaaatgcctttgaaCAACATCCTTGAAGTCGAAATTCTTGATGTTTGGGGTATTGACTTTATGGGACCATTCCCCTCCTCTTTCGGGAATCAATACATATTGGTAGCAGTtgactatgtgtccaaatgggttgaGGCCATTGCTTCCCCCACTAATGATGCACAAATTGTTATAAAACTGTTTAAAAAAGTCATCTTTCCTAGGTTCGGAGTGCCACGGGTTGTGATAAGCGATGGAgggtctcacttcatttcaagacattttgaaaaacttttgcaaaaacttgGAGTGAGACACAAAATTGCGACACCCTATCACCCCCAAACTAGTGGACAAGTGGAGGTCTCAAATAGACAAATCAAAGCTATCCTTGAAAAAACTGTTTCAACCTCTAGGAAAGATTGGTCAACTAAGCTTGACGATGCCCTTTGGGCCTATCGAACGGCTTATAAAACCCCCATTGGAATGACCCCTTTTAAACTTGTCTATGGGAAATCCTGTCACCTTCCCGTTGAACTCGAGCATAAGGCCTATTGGGCAATtagaaacctcaacttagaccCCAATTTAGCCGGTGAAAAAAGAAAGCTTCAATTAAGCGagctagaagaacttaggataCATGCCTATGAGAATGCCCGCATTTATAAGGAAAGAACTAAGAATtggcatgacaagaaaatcGTCAAGAAGCACTTCAAAAGCGGTGACCTTGTGCTACTCTTTAATTCTAGGCTAAAGCTCTTTACCGGTAAACTGAGGTCACGATGGTCCGGTCCTTTTCAAGTTCGCACAGTCTACCCTTATGGGGcgattgaaatattttctgaagaaaCAGGATCCTTCACGGTTAATGGGCAAAggcttaaaatctataataccggagaagtaaatgaagtagTGGCTGATTTCACTCTGAGTGACCCACCttaaggatttttatccttatttttgtcaagctagtgacaataaaagagcgcttcgtgggaggcaacccactaatttaattgctttctttgctttctgttattttttctttgttttgtaggtaaatgTCCGAGATTGACTAGGAAAcgcaagaaaaatcaaagttacaagaaccagaaaggtggcacggcccgtgctaaagttggcacggccgtgccaggaATCAAAACACCACCTCACCCAAAACTAGCAGAATGACGGCACGGCCTGTGCtaaagttggcacggccgtgccaacctgacAGGCCTCCGGAGTTCAAAATTTCGgcaaattgtgagctttccgcatcctttctcactttttccttgtttctttcgtttttaatcttaaatcattgaggacaatgcttctcctaagtgtggggggagcctaataaagtgtctttagtcgtagtgtttccaaactcccttgaactttattcttttgttgtgtttccaaactccctaaTAAAAAGCAGCtcgttttattatgacataaaaaaaattttgttgtctcttcaatggtcgtttcttgtacatgaaagtgatttcttgtgttataagtattcttgctatatccacatcaagttttattgtgaaattaattctccaatgagaaaagcacctagttgcaatccttgagtaagtgtatgagtaggtattttaaggaacacgttctagctttaatggtaacctggacccttaaaaatcttcagagtaaacgtagtataagtttatgtgggaataattctaatgtgatgaaatgtgtaaaccaaaatggggcggaaggatatcaccacacgtggaggaaaggataccctttcactaacttcctaaatgtggtaaagacttctcaaataaattgtgcttgaattaaaccctTGATGAGTCattattatatctattttatccataatatttagtatcgttttatttagattttagttatatttatatttataatatttcctttttgaattatattacta
Proteins encoded in this window:
- the LOC120578348 gene encoding uncharacterized protein; translated protein: MGLAEMRIPLPLLSPSKTAQLRGKLYQFTQKNGESLFDVWEHFKEILRRCPHHGLEKWLIIHTFYNGLTSNTKLTVDAAAGGALMNKDFTTAYALIEDMALNLFQWTEEKAIINPSPSKKEAELKDQTRLLRNSLATLTTKIDSISSHNKTSETQLSQVVHPNKMNVVTLRSGKPLEDPIRRTKSNDSEKEICEPPSRETRAERRVEENTPPPFKPKIPFPQRFAKSKLDEQFKKFIEMMNKIYIDMPFTEVLTQMPTYAKFLKEILYKKRKIEEGSEVVKKAMCDLGASVSLMPLSLYERLGIGELKSTRMTLQLKKFFHDLKHYYWDEPYLFRRGSDGIFRRCIPENEVNVHSFISKCDKCQRTGSITKRNEMPLNNILEVEILDVWGIDFMGPFPSSFGNQYILVAVDYVSKWVEAIASPTNDAQIVIKLFKKVIFPRFGVPRVVISDGGSHFISRHFEKLLQKLGVRHKIATPYHPQTSGQVEVSNRQIKAILEKTVSTSRKDWSTKLDDALWAYRTAYKTPIGMTPFKLVYGKSCHLPVELEHKAYWAIRNLNLDPNLAGEKRKLQLSELEELRIHAYENARIYKERTKNWHDKKIVKKHFKSGDLVLLFNSRLKLFTGKLRSRWSGPFQVRTVYPYGAIEIFSEETGSFTVNGQRLKIYNTGEVNEVVADFTLSDPP